A window of Apium graveolens cultivar Ventura chromosome 8, ASM990537v1, whole genome shotgun sequence contains these coding sequences:
- the LOC141678958 gene encoding aldehyde oxidase GLOX, with product MASLLFLTILLVSITSSTRADLPGTWELLLENAGIASMHTAVTRFNTVVLLDRTNIGPSRKMLRKGHCRVEPKNPLKHDCYAHSVLFDPVTRETRPLMILTDTWCSSGQFLPDGTLLQTGGDLDGVKKLRKFTPCKFSEFCDWQELENIELSHGRWYATNQILPNGSVIIVGGRSSSSVEFYPPRESGAVLFPFLAQAADNQMDNLYPYVHLLPNGHLFVFANNKAVLYDFQSNVVVKAYPDLEGGPRNYPSAGSSAMLALFGDYSAATVVVCGGAPYGAFIDRSTDIPAHGSCGRIDPTRPDPVWEMEDMPFGRIMGDMVMLPTGDVLIINGAQAGTQGFELASNPCLYPVLYRPDQPLGLRFMTLNPGLVPRMYHSTANLLPDGRILLAGSNPHYIYKFGVEFPTELRIEAFSPEYLSLDRANLRPEIVELQETLKYNEVFDMFVTVPLPVVGIVEVNIASAPFATHSFSQGQRLVKLAVTSAIPDGEGLYRIGCTAPPDGKVAPPGYYMVFAVNQGVPSVARWVQVVS from the coding sequence ATGGCTTCACTTTTGTTCTTAACCATTTTACTTGTCTCCATCACTTCTTCCACACGTGCTGATCTTCCGGGCACGTGGGAGCTGCTGTTAGAGAACGCAGGCATAGCCTCCATGCACACTGCAGTAACACGGTTCAACACCGTGGTACTCCTGGACCGAACCAACATCGGTCCATCTCGAAAAATGCTTCGAAAAGGCCATTGTCGAGTCGAGCCTAAAAATCCGCTAAAACATGACTGTTACGCGCACTCTGTATTATTTGATCCCGTAACCCGCGAAACCCGACCCTTAATGATCCTCACCGACACTTGGTGCAGTTCGGGCCAGTTTCTACCTGATGGTACACTTTTACAAACCGGAGGTGATCTTGACGGTGTTAAGAAATTACGAAAATTTACGCCATGTAAATTTTCGGAATTTTGTGACTGGCAAGAACTCGAAAATATTGAATTGTCGCATGGGAGATGGTACGCGACAAATCAAATTTTACCCAATGGTTCGGTTATTATAGTTGGCGGGCGATCGAGTAGTAGTGTCGAATTTTACCCGCCACGGGAAAGCGGTGCGGTTTTGTTTCCGTTCTTAGCACAGGCGGCTGATAATCAAATGGATAATTTGTATCCGTACGTACATTTGTTACCTAACGGTCATTTATTCGTTTTCGCAAATAATAAAGCGGTGTTGTATGATTTTCAATCTAATGTTGTTGTTAAAGCGTATCCGGATCTTGAAGGGGGTCCGAGAAATTACCCGTCAGCCGGTTCGTCGGCGATGTTAGCGCTTTTCGGGGATTATTCTGCTGCGACGGTGGTTGTTTGCGGTGGTGCACCTTATGGTGCGTTCATTGACAGGAGCACAGACATACCAGCTCATGGGAGCTGCGGGAGAATTGAtccgacccgacccgacccggtTTGGGAAATGGAGGATATGCCATTTGGGAGAATTATGGGGGATATGGTTATGTTACCGACTGGTGATGTCTTAATTATTAATGGGGCTCAAGCGGGTACACAAGGATTCGAGTTGGCCTCGAATCCGTGTTTATACCCGGTTTTGTATCGGCCTGATCAGCCGTTGGGGCTTCGGTTCATGACTCTGAACCCGGGTTTGGTTCCGAGAATGTACCACTCTACCGCAAATTTGTTACCCGATGGCAGAATTTTGCTAGCCGGAAGTAATCCGCATTACATTTATAAATTCGGTGTTGAATTCCCGACGGAGTTGAGAATTGAAGCGTTCTCGCCTGAATATTTATCGCTTGATCGGGCCAATTTAAGGCCCGAAATCGTGGAGCTACAAGAGACACTGAAGTACAACGAAGTTTTCGATATGTTTGTGACAGTCCCATTACCAGTTGTGGGCATTGTGGAAGTGAACATTGCTAGCGCTCCATTCGCAACACATTCGTTTTCGCAAGGCCAGAGGCTGGTTAAACTGGCAGTGACTAGCGCGATACCGGATGGTGAAGGCCTGTATAGGATTGGTTGTACGGCGCCACCTGACGGGAAGGTGGCGCCACCAGGTTACTACATGGTGTTTGCTGTGAACCAGGGTGTTCCCAGTGTGGCAAGGTGGGTTCAAGTAGTGTCATGA